One window of the Nocardioides jiangxiensis genome contains the following:
- a CDS encoding galactokinase, with protein sequence MHLIDPGTAAEHVRRAANLLQSALGASPMAAGRAAGRVNLVGEHTDYNQGLCLPLALPHATYTVVAPRTDDQVRAVSTLATGTYTGDPATATGWAAYSAGVVWALREEGIDVPGIDMAIASSVPVGAGLSSSAALSCSVAMAIGALVGPIDPEVMLRATIRAEHERAGAPTGGMDQTVALFATPGEALLLDFADGTRTPVTWAPPGLALLVIDTCAPHALADGQYAARRSACDEAAAALGVPSLRQVEEPALAAVPDAWLPLARHVVTENRRVEELVQAVAAGDWAEVGALMTSSHESLRDDFAVSCDQLDVAVQAALDHGALGARMTGGGFGGSAIALVPEDLVQPSMAAVAAAYASRHWREPRFLRA encoded by the coding sequence GGCGGCCGGACGCGCGGCGGGCCGGGTCAACCTGGTCGGCGAGCACACCGACTACAACCAGGGCCTCTGCCTTCCGCTCGCCCTCCCCCACGCGACGTACACCGTGGTCGCTCCGCGCACCGACGACCAGGTGCGGGCAGTGAGCACCCTCGCCACCGGCACCTACACCGGCGATCCGGCCACCGCGACCGGCTGGGCGGCGTACTCCGCGGGCGTGGTGTGGGCACTGCGCGAGGAGGGCATCGACGTGCCGGGCATCGACATGGCGATCGCCTCGTCCGTGCCCGTGGGCGCCGGGCTCTCCTCCTCCGCAGCCCTCTCCTGCTCGGTGGCGATGGCGATCGGGGCCCTGGTCGGACCGATCGACCCCGAGGTGATGCTGCGTGCCACCATCCGTGCGGAACACGAGCGCGCCGGCGCGCCGACCGGTGGGATGGACCAGACGGTGGCCCTCTTCGCGACGCCTGGTGAGGCGCTCCTCCTCGACTTCGCCGACGGCACGCGGACGCCGGTGACCTGGGCGCCCCCGGGGCTCGCCCTCCTCGTCATCGACACCTGCGCGCCGCACGCCCTGGCCGACGGCCAGTACGCCGCCCGGCGCTCCGCGTGCGACGAGGCCGCGGCAGCCCTCGGGGTGCCCTCGCTGCGCCAGGTCGAGGAGCCCGCCCTCGCCGCCGTTCCCGACGCGTGGCTCCCCCTGGCCCGCCACGTCGTCACCGAGAACCGGCGCGTGGAGGAACTCGTCCAGGCCGTCGCAGCCGGCGACTGGGCAGAGGTCGGCGCCCTGATGACGTCGAGCCACGAGTCACTGCGCGACGACTTCGCCGTCTCCTGCGACCAGCTCGACGTCGCTGTGCAGGCTGCCCTCGACCACGGCGCGCTCGGCGCCCGGATGACCGGCGGCGGGTTCGGCGGCTCGGCGATCGCGCTGGTGCCGGAGGACCTGGTGCAGCCGTCGATGGCGGCGGTGGCGGCTGCGTACGCGAGCCGGCACTGGCGCGAGCCCCGCTTCCTCCGCGCCTGA